The following proteins are encoded in a genomic region of Bosea beijingensis:
- the rlmN gene encoding 23S rRNA (adenine(2503)-C(2))-methyltransferase RlmN, giving the protein MTASVPATAAPAAEPVLRRPSLVGRTRAGLIEALAEIGVPEKERRMRVGQLWNWIYHYGVRDFDAMTTIGKGLRGELAAHFSLDLPTVTAEQVSTDGTRKWLMRMPSTGPHDRGAEIECVYIPEVDRGTLCVSSQVGCTLTCTFCHTGTQRLVRNLKTEEIVAQLMVARDRLGDFPNRKAPDGAFVPNDGGRFVSNIVFMGMGEPLYNFDGVRDAIGVITDDQGLSLGRRRITVSTSGVVPQIGPLGDEMGTMLAISLHAVRDELRNELVPLNKKYPIKDLLEACRNYPGLSNAKRITFEYVMLKGVNDSDAEARELVRLLKGIPAKINLIPFNPWPGTKYECSDWDRIERFSEIVFRAGYASPVRTPRGRDILAACGQLKSETEKLSARARLMLDEAQADAPAVAAE; this is encoded by the coding sequence ATGACCGCATCCGTTCCCGCCACCGCCGCTCCGGCGGCCGAACCCGTTTTGCGACGCCCCTCGCTGGTCGGGCGCACCCGCGCCGGCCTGATCGAGGCGCTGGCCGAGATCGGCGTGCCCGAGAAGGAACGGCGCATGCGCGTCGGCCAGCTCTGGAACTGGATCTATCATTACGGCGTGCGCGATTTCGACGCGATGACGACGATCGGCAAGGGGCTGCGTGGTGAACTCGCGGCGCATTTCTCGCTCGACCTGCCCACCGTCACCGCCGAGCAGGTCTCGACCGACGGCACCCGCAAATGGCTGATGCGCATGCCCTCGACCGGGCCGCATGATCGCGGCGCCGAGATCGAATGCGTCTATATCCCCGAGGTCGATCGCGGCACGCTTTGCGTTTCCAGCCAGGTCGGCTGCACGCTGACCTGCACCTTCTGCCATACCGGCACGCAGCGCCTGGTGCGCAATCTCAAGACCGAAGAGATCGTCGCCCAGTTGATGGTGGCGCGCGACCGGCTCGGCGATTTCCCGAACCGAAAGGCGCCGGATGGCGCTTTCGTGCCGAATGACGGTGGGCGCTTCGTCTCCAATATCGTCTTCATGGGCATGGGCGAGCCGCTCTATAATTTCGATGGCGTGCGCGACGCGATCGGCGTGATCACCGACGACCAGGGCTTGTCGCTCGGGCGCCGCCGCATCACCGTCTCGACCTCGGGCGTGGTGCCGCAGATCGGCCCGCTCGGCGACGAGATGGGCACCATGCTGGCGATCTCGCTGCATGCCGTGCGCGACGAGCTGCGTAACGAATTGGTGCCGCTCAACAAGAAATACCCGATCAAGGACCTGCTCGAGGCCTGCCGGAACTATCCGGGACTCTCGAACGCGAAGCGGATCACGTTCGAGTATGTCATGCTCAAGGGCGTGAACGATTCCGATGCCGAGGCGCGCGAGCTCGTGCGCCTGCTCAAGGGCATTCCGGCCAAGATCAACCTGATCCCGTTCAATCCCTGGCCCGGCACCAAATACGAATGCTCGGACTGGGACCGGATCGAGCGCTTTTCCGAGATCGTCTTCCGTGCCGGCTATGCCTCGCCGGTGCGCACGCCGCGCGGGCGCGACATCCTCGCCGCATGCGGCCAGCTCAAGAGCGAGACGGAGAAGCTCTCCGCCCGCGCTCGCCTGATGCTGGACGAGGCGCAAGCCGACGCTCCGGCCGTCGCGGCGGAATAA
- the ggt gene encoding gamma-glutamyltransferase produces MRLSLFLSVPAALLATQIAIAQPQAPAPEAATGRAVKTLGTAQRFMAAAANPLAATAGRDILRAGGSATDAAIAIQLVLNLVEPQSSGIGGGAFFVHWDEAGRKVTTLDGRETAPAAAKPDRFMKDGKPMPFKEAVVGGRSVGVPGTLKLLEEAHRRWGKLPWPDVVAPALKLAEEGFAISPRLNGLLAGEKDLPKNALAAAYFYEPDGKPKAVGTVLKNPAFAATLRAVSSQGSEALYKGQVAEDIVATVTGHPTNPGDITLADLAAYKVEEREAVCGAYRIWRLCGMGPPSSGAVALQQMLGILESQDLRRMGPGADAAHWFSEAGRLAFADRALYLADPAFISVPVSGLIDRDYIRSRAGLVSPERSMGRAKPGDPPNKRAQLLSPSDGIENGTSHISVVDADGNAVAMTTTIEDGFGSRLMTRGGFLLNNELTDFNFAPEEDGKPVANRVEPGKRPRSSMAPTLVFDAFGRLYAVVGSPGGSQIIGYVGKTLVALLDWKMDPQQAVDFGNFGSRNGPTELEKGTEAEAWKAALEAKGHEVRLLEMTSGTQAIVKTPEGFLGGADGRREGVAIGD; encoded by the coding sequence ATGCGCCTGTCTCTCTTTCTCTCGGTTCCCGCAGCCCTGCTCGCCACCCAGATCGCCATCGCCCAGCCACAAGCCCCCGCCCCGGAGGCAGCGACCGGGCGCGCCGTCAAGACGCTCGGAACGGCCCAGCGTTTCATGGCGGCCGCTGCCAATCCGCTGGCCGCGACGGCCGGGCGCGACATCCTGCGCGCCGGCGGCAGCGCCACCGACGCCGCGATCGCCATCCAGCTCGTCCTCAATCTCGTCGAGCCGCAGAGCTCCGGCATCGGCGGCGGCGCCTTCTTCGTCCATTGGGACGAGGCCGGCCGAAAGGTGACGACGCTTGACGGCCGCGAGACCGCCCCGGCCGCCGCCAAGCCCGACCGCTTCATGAAGGACGGCAAGCCGATGCCGTTCAAGGAGGCCGTGGTCGGCGGCCGTTCGGTCGGCGTCCCCGGAACGCTGAAACTGCTGGAGGAGGCGCATCGCCGTTGGGGCAAGCTGCCCTGGCCTGACGTCGTCGCCCCTGCCCTGAAACTGGCGGAGGAAGGCTTCGCGATCTCGCCGCGGCTCAATGGCCTGCTCGCCGGCGAAAAGGACCTGCCGAAAAACGCGCTCGCCGCCGCCTATTTCTACGAGCCGGACGGCAAGCCCAAGGCTGTCGGCACCGTCCTGAAGAACCCGGCCTTCGCCGCGACGCTGCGGGCCGTTTCATCCCAAGGCTCGGAGGCGCTCTACAAGGGACAGGTCGCCGAGGATATCGTCGCGACGGTCACCGGCCATCCGACCAATCCGGGCGATATCACGCTCGCCGATCTCGCCGCCTACAAGGTTGAGGAGCGGGAAGCGGTCTGCGGGGCCTACCGCATCTGGCGCCTCTGCGGCATGGGGCCGCCAAGCTCGGGCGCGGTCGCGCTCCAGCAGATGCTCGGCATCCTCGAAAGCCAGGACCTGCGCCGGATGGGACCGGGCGCTGACGCCGCGCACTGGTTCAGTGAAGCCGGCCGGCTCGCTTTCGCCGACCGCGCGCTCTACCTCGCCGATCCCGCCTTCATCAGCGTGCCCGTCAGCGGCCTGATCGATCGCGACTATATCCGCTCGCGCGCCGGGCTCGTCAGCCCCGAACGCTCGATGGGCCGCGCCAAGCCCGGCGATCCCCCGAACAAGCGCGCGCAATTGCTCTCCCCCTCCGACGGCATCGAGAACGGCACCAGTCATATCTCCGTCGTCGACGCGGACGGCAACGCCGTCGCCATGACCACGACGATCGAGGACGGCTTCGGCTCCCGCCTCATGACCAGGGGCGGCTTCCTGCTCAACAACGAATTGACCGACTTCAACTTCGCACCGGAGGAGGACGGCAAGCCCGTCGCCAATCGCGTCGAGCCCGGCAAACGCCCGCGCTCGTCGATGGCGCCGACGCTGGTCTTCGATGCCTTCGGCCGGCTCTATGCCGTGGTCGGCTCGCCCGGCGGCAGCCAGATCATCGGCTATGTCGGCAAGACGCTGGTCGCCCTGCTCGACTGGAAGATGGATCCGCAACAGGCCGTGGATTTCGGCAATTTCGGCAGCCGCAACGGCCCGACCGAGCTGGAGAAGGGCACCGAGGCCGAGGCTTGGAAGGCCGCGCTGGAGGCGAAGGGCCACGAGGTCCGCCTGCTGGAGATGACCTCTGGCACGCAAGCCATCGTCAAGACGCCGGAAGGCTTTCTGGGCGGCGCCGACGGCCGCCGCGAAGGCGTCGCGATCGGGGACTGA
- a CDS encoding LemA family protein, translating to MLGIVLAGCGYNNVPTLEEKAKAAWSEVQNQYQRRADLIPNLVETVKGYAAQEREVLTAVVEARAKASQVKVDASTINDPAKFKEYQDAQNQLTGALGRLLVTVERYPDLKSNQNFLALQSQLEGTENRVAVARRDYIQAVQAFNTEIRTFPGVIWAKLFWGAKPMETFTATAGAERPPAVKF from the coding sequence ATGCTCGGAATCGTGCTCGCCGGCTGCGGCTACAACAACGTGCCGACGCTGGAGGAAAAGGCGAAAGCCGCCTGGTCCGAGGTGCAGAATCAGTACCAGCGCCGCGCCGACCTGATCCCGAATCTGGTGGAAACGGTGAAGGGCTACGCCGCGCAGGAGCGCGAAGTCCTGACCGCGGTCGTCGAGGCCCGCGCCAAGGCAAGCCAGGTCAAGGTCGATGCCTCCACGATCAACGACCCCGCGAAGTTCAAGGAATACCAGGACGCGCAGAACCAGCTCACCGGCGCGCTGGGGCGGCTGCTCGTCACGGTCGAGCGCTATCCGGACCTGAAATCCAACCAGAACTTCCTCGCCCTGCAATCGCAGCTCGAAGGCACCGAGAACCGGGTCGCGGTGGCGCGGCGCGACTACATCCAGGCGGTGCAGGCCTTCAACACCGAGATCCGTACCTTCCCGGGCGTGATCTGGGCGAAGCTGTTCTGGGGCGCCAAGCCGATGGAGACCTTCACGGCGACCGCGGGTGCCGAGCGGCCGCCGGCGGTGAAGTTCTAA